The following proteins come from a genomic window of Phacochoerus africanus isolate WHEZ1 chromosome 9, ROS_Pafr_v1, whole genome shotgun sequence:
- the INSM2 gene encoding insulinoma-associated protein 2, translating to MPRGFLVKRTKRTGCSYRVRLAERVFPLLGPQGAQPFPEEASSAPQPNVERAAPLTPDEEAAGELLGSSCPAARVSPGVGGREGAEWRADGRDGLGPSPSPTKPAGAELRRAFLERCLSSPVSAESFPGGAAAVATFCSVAPAAAPTSGEQFMLPRRAPFPEPALHPDPAPLSATLHSLKRAAGGERRAKAPPGCASGPAAAGVKKPKAMRKLSFADEVTTSPVLGLKIKEEEPGAPSRGLGGSRTPLGEFICQLCKEQYADPFALAQHRCSRIVRVEYRCPECDKVFSCPANLASHRRWHKPRPVAANAAAVSSADGRLPPSSSSSSPDSGAIASFLTEGKESSRAEPTADQHLQAGDSSGAEKHQDSAPHQGLQVLSHPEPPLPQVPYTEGVLGRRVPGSGSSSGVSGIGGPEIFVCPYCHKKFRRQAYLRKHLGTHEAGSARALAPGFGSERGAPLAFACPLCGAHFPSADIRDKHRLWHAVREELLLPALAGVPPEAPSPDGAPDGRAQQIFSCKHCPSTFFSSPGLTRHINKCHPSESRQVLLLQMPLRPGC from the coding sequence ATGCCTAGGGGCTTCCTGGTAAAACGAACTAAACGGACAGGCTGCTCGTACCGAGTGCGCCTAGCCGAGAGGGTCTTCCCCCTGCTGGGGCCTCAGGGGGCGCAGCCCTTTCCCGAGGAGGCTTCCAGTGCTCCCCAGCCCAATGTAGAGCGGGCGGCACCCCTGACCCCAGATGAGGAGGCGGCCGGCGAACTGTTGGGGTCATCCTGTCCGGCGGCCCGGGTGAGCCCAGGGGTAGGCGGGCGGGAAGGCGCGGAGTGGAGGGCCGATGGCAGGGACGGTCTcgggcccagccccagccccacgaAGCCGGCGGGTGCGGAGCTGCGCCGGGCGTTCCTGGAGCGCTGCCTCAGCTCTCCAGTTTCCGCTGAGTCCTTTCCCGGGGGTGCCGCCGCCGTGGCCACCTTTTGCTCCGTGGCGCCAGCAGCTGCACCGACCTCGGGGGAACAGTTCATGCTGCCGCGCCGGGCACCGTTCCCAGAGCCCGCGCTCCATCCGGACCCCGCGCCCCTCTCCGCCACGCTGCACAGCCTGAAGCGGGCTGCCGGCGGTGAGCGCCGTGCTAAGGCACCTCCGGGCTGCGCATCTGGGCCCGCGGCAGCTGGAGTCAAGAAGCCAAAAGCCATGAGGAAGTTGAGCTTCGCCGATGAAGTCACCACATCCCCGGTCCTGGGCCTGAAGATCAAGGAGGAGGAGCCGGGAGCGCCGTCCCGGGGCCTGGGGGGCAGCCGCACGCCGCTGGGGGAGTTCATCTGCCAGCTGTGCAAGGAGCAGTACGCAGACCCCTTCGCACTGGCTCAGCATCGCTGCTCCCGCATTGTGCGCGTCGAGTACCGCTGCCCCGAGTGCGACAAGGTCTTCAGCTGCCCTGCGAACCTCGCCTCTCATCGCCGCTGGCACAAGCCACGTCCTGTAGCGGCAAATGCTGCCGCAGTCTCCTCAGCCGACGGGAGGCTGCCTCCTTCGTCGTCCTCTTCCTCCCCAGATTCCGGGGCGATTGCATCTTTCTTGACGGAGGGGAAAGAGAGCAGTCGGGCAGAGCCAACTGCGGATCAGCACCTGCAGGCCGGGGACAGCTCCGGGGCTGAGAAGCACCAGGACAGCGCCCCACATCAAGGCCTCCAGGTGTTGTCCCACCCCGAACCTCCGCTGCCTCAGGTCCCTTATACGGAAGGGGTGCTGGGGCGCCGGGTGCCTGGGTCGGGCAGTTCCAGTGGTGTCAGTGGTATTGGGGGACCCGAGATCTTCGTGTGCCCATATTGCCACAAAAAGTTCCGTCGTCAAGCCTATCTGCGCAAGCACCTGGGCACTCACGAGGCGGGCTCAGCCCGCGCGCTCGCCCCTGGCTTTGGCTCTGAACGTGGCGCCCCACTCGCCTTTGCCTGTCCGCTGTGCGGAGCACACTTCCCATCGGCAGACATCAGGGACAAGCACCGGCTGTGGCATGCGGTCCGGGAGGAACTGCTTCTGCCCGCCTTGGCCGGGGTGCCCCCTGAAGCACCTAGCCCAGACGGGGCACCCGACGGCCGTGCTCAGCAAATTTTCTCGTGCAAGCACTGCCCGTCCACTTTTTTTAGCTCCCCGGGGCTGACCCGGCACATCAATAAGTGCCATCCCTCAGAAAGTCGGCAGGTACTGCTGCTGCAGATGCCACTGCGGCCGGGCTGTTAA